One part of the Halopenitus persicus genome encodes these proteins:
- a CDS encoding bacterio-opsin activator domain-containing protein has product MTATTASLESARVVVVAAAALDGYANALAAAGADVRRPDTAAAALETVRSEPVDCLVSGVDLPDATAVDLLANVRDESPTLPVIVAAADGDETVASELIGAGVTDYLALPESMEGSVEPGEAAVEELLDRTERAISTARRTETRRERARRFDAVFEDTRTATWVLDADGTLQRANRTARDLIDADAGPLVGEPFWTLPWWSAAEGTMADVRRLVETAREGSFGNAVVSRSASLEDPAVIDLSIRPVRNDRGTVTSIVVEGVDVTDRVALERDLRRSEELHRVTLNNMTDTVLITDEAGEYTYVCPNVHFIFGYTAAEIEDLGTIDDLLGADLFDREELAETGVLKNIECTATDKAGREHTLLVNVREVDIQGGTLLYSCRDVTKRKQREEALATLQETARDFLYAETHEEIASHVVDDTTGVLDLDASAVYLFDADATELRPAARSARMRAVHGPLPAVGADGTTLVGHSFVADEPLFVDDVHDDDRLANRATDLRSVAYIPLGDHGVFMAGSTAVGAFDDVTRELADLLAATAEAALDRVSRESRLREQDRTLQRRNEELTDLNRVNETIRAIDRAVVRAETGEEIDHSVCELLSADDRFRFAWIGTVDRRTGTVEPRAWAGEEHGYLDARPFTVGAADGDPTGRTAATGETTVVENVADGLRDEAWRTEALSREYLSAVSIPLVYNDLSHGVLTVYAATRDAFDDTTRAVLDELGETIAAGLSANERKKALLTTSMTRVEFAVDDPTFVLSRLARRADCTIAYHGGVRQTDEGRYVFVTVEDAPIDAVAEAAAGLVAIDEVRRISANGSSGGDGAPGDGDGGVLRLRLTRPFLALELADHGAVFREATADPDGATLVVEVPDGIDLRKVTELVREAFSDVELRSKRTLDRAPDHDRSARVLADVTDRQLEVVRTAYYSGFFESPREHTGEEVAETLDISPPAFYRHVRTVQRKVFGALFEDGGVPLAVRE; this is encoded by the coding sequence ATGACGGCGACCACGGCATCCCTCGAGTCGGCCCGCGTGGTCGTCGTCGCCGCCGCGGCGCTCGACGGGTACGCCAACGCGCTCGCGGCGGCGGGCGCGGACGTGCGCAGACCGGATACCGCGGCTGCAGCGCTCGAGACCGTCCGGTCGGAGCCGGTCGACTGTCTCGTCAGCGGGGTCGACCTTCCGGACGCGACGGCGGTCGACCTCCTCGCGAACGTCCGGGACGAATCGCCGACGCTGCCCGTAATCGTCGCTGCCGCCGACGGCGACGAGACGGTCGCGAGCGAGCTGATCGGCGCCGGCGTCACGGACTACCTCGCGCTCCCCGAGTCGATGGAGGGATCCGTCGAACCGGGCGAAGCCGCCGTCGAGGAACTGCTGGACCGCACCGAACGCGCCATCTCGACGGCCCGGCGGACCGAGACGCGCCGCGAGCGGGCCCGGCGGTTCGACGCTGTTTTCGAAGACACGCGTACCGCGACGTGGGTGCTTGACGCCGACGGAACCCTCCAGCGCGCCAACCGAACCGCGCGGGACCTGATCGACGCCGACGCCGGGCCCCTCGTCGGCGAGCCGTTCTGGACGCTTCCCTGGTGGTCGGCCGCCGAGGGGACGATGGCCGACGTCCGGCGGCTCGTCGAGACCGCCCGCGAGGGGTCGTTCGGCAACGCGGTCGTCTCGCGGTCGGCGTCGCTCGAGGACCCGGCGGTCATCGACCTGTCGATCCGGCCCGTCCGGAACGACCGCGGAACCGTCACCTCGATCGTCGTCGAGGGCGTCGACGTCACCGACCGCGTCGCGCTCGAGCGTGACCTCCGCCGGTCCGAGGAGCTCCACCGCGTCACGCTCAACAACATGACCGACACCGTCCTCATCACCGACGAGGCGGGCGAGTACACCTACGTCTGCCCGAACGTCCACTTCATCTTCGGGTACACCGCCGCGGAGATCGAGGATCTGGGGACGATCGACGACCTCCTCGGCGCGGACCTCTTCGACCGCGAGGAGCTGGCCGAGACGGGCGTCCTGAAGAACATCGAGTGCACCGCCACCGACAAGGCGGGCCGGGAGCACACCCTGTTGGTCAACGTCCGCGAGGTCGATATCCAGGGCGGAACGCTGCTGTACAGCTGTCGGGACGTCACGAAGCGGAAGCAGCGCGAGGAGGCGCTGGCGACCCTGCAGGAGACCGCACGCGATTTCCTCTACGCGGAGACCCACGAGGAGATCGCGAGCCACGTCGTCGACGACACGACGGGCGTGCTCGACCTGGACGCGAGCGCGGTCTACCTCTTCGACGCCGACGCCACCGAGCTCCGGCCGGCCGCGCGCTCGGCCCGGATGCGGGCGGTGCACGGACCCCTTCCGGCCGTCGGCGCCGACGGGACGACGCTGGTCGGCCACAGCTTCGTCGCTGACGAGCCCCTGTTCGTCGACGACGTCCACGACGACGACCGGCTCGCGAACCGGGCGACCGACCTCCGCAGCGTCGCCTACATCCCCCTCGGCGACCACGGCGTCTTTATGGCCGGGTCCACGGCGGTCGGCGCCTTCGACGACGTCACGCGGGAGCTTGCGGACCTGCTCGCCGCGACCGCCGAGGCGGCGCTCGACCGCGTGTCCCGCGAATCCCGGCTCCGCGAGCAGGACCGCACGCTCCAGCGCCGCAACGAGGAGCTGACCGATCTGAACCGGGTCAACGAGACGATCCGGGCGATCGACCGCGCGGTCGTCCGGGCGGAGACGGGCGAGGAGATCGACCACTCGGTCTGTGAACTCCTCAGCGCCGACGACCGGTTCCGGTTCGCGTGGATCGGCACGGTCGACCGACGGACCGGGACCGTCGAGCCCCGGGCGTGGGCGGGGGAGGAACACGGCTACCTCGACGCGCGACCGTTCACGGTCGGCGCCGCGGACGGCGACCCGACCGGACGGACGGCGGCGACCGGGGAGACGACGGTCGTCGAGAACGTCGCCGACGGACTTCGCGATGAAGCGTGGCGCACGGAGGCCCTCTCCAGGGAGTACCTCTCGGCGGTGAGCATCCCGCTCGTGTACAACGACCTCTCGCACGGGGTGCTCACGGTCTACGCGGCGACCCGTGACGCCTTCGACGACACGACCCGGGCGGTCCTCGACGAGCTCGGGGAGACGATCGCCGCCGGACTCAGCGCCAACGAGCGCAAGAAGGCCCTGCTCACGACCTCGATGACCCGCGTCGAGTTCGCGGTCGACGACCCGACGTTCGTCCTCTCGCGGCTCGCCCGCCGGGCCGACTGCACGATCGCCTACCACGGCGGCGTTCGACAGACCGACGAGGGGCGGTACGTGTTCGTCACCGTCGAGGACGCGCCGATCGACGCGGTCGCGGAGGCGGCCGCCGGCCTGGTCGCGATCGACGAAGTTCGGCGGATCAGCGCGAACGGATCGAGCGGCGGTGACGGCGCTCCCGGGGACGGCGACGGCGGCGTGTTGCGGCTCCGGCTCACCCGGCCCTTCCTCGCGCTGGAACTCGCCGACCACGGCGCCGTCTTCCGGGAGGCGACCGCCGATCCCGACGGGGCGACGCTCGTCGTCGAGGTCCCGGACGGGATCGACCTCCGGAAGGTCACCGAGCTCGTCCGCGAGGCCTTCTCCGACGTCGAGCTCCGGTCGAAGCGGACCCTGGATCGGGCGCCCGACCACGACCGGTCCGCGCGGGTCCTCGCGGACGTGACCGACCGCCAGCTGGAAGTCGTCCGGACGGCCTACTACAGCGGCTTCTTCGAGTCGCCACGGGAGCACACCGGCGAGGAGGTCGCGGAAACGCTGGACATCTCCCCGCCCGCGTTCTACCGGCACGTCCGGACGGTCCAGCGGAAGGTGTTCGGCGCGCTCTTCGAGGACGGGGGCGTACCGCTCGCCGTCCGGGAGTGA
- a CDS encoding rubrerythrin-like domain-containing protein encodes MKDATLSTDDRTQYECFQCGTTVVAAEPPGECTECGGELRNRGTPIE; translated from the coding sequence ATGAAGGACGCAACCCTCTCTACCGACGACCGAACGCAGTACGAATGCTTCCAGTGCGGAACCACCGTGGTGGCCGCCGAGCCGCCGGGCGAGTGCACGGAGTGTGGCGGCGAGCTTCGCAACCGCGGCACACCCATCGAATAA
- the gdhB gene encoding glutamate dehydrogenase GdhB, whose amino-acid sequence MAAESEPERGVEADSGADAAVAADADSEPESALETARRQLHRAADRIDIDPNIVARLAHPKAVHEVTVPVERDDGTVEVFTGYRARHDSVRGPYKGGLRYHPEVTRDECVGLGMWMTWKCAVMDLPFGGAKGGVAVNPKDLSTAETERLTRRFAEEIRDSIGPTVDIPAPDMGTDPQTMAWLMDAYSMQEGETVPGVVTGKPPVIGGSEGRAEAPGRSVAIIAREAIDYHGMDVRETDVAIQGYGSVGSNAARLLDDWGANVVAVSDVNGGLYDPNGLDTHAIPSHDEEPEAVLDQPAPETVSNGELLELDVDVVIPAAIGNVLTAENAGRIRADLVVEGANGPTTSAADRIIADRGIPVVPDILANAGGVTVSYFEWLQDINRRSWSLERVREELESEMLDAWDAVRREREAREVTWRDAAYVVALSRVAEAHDVRGLWP is encoded by the coding sequence ATGGCGGCGGAATCGGAGCCGGAGCGCGGCGTCGAGGCCGACTCCGGCGCCGACGCTGCCGTCGCCGCCGACGCCGATTCGGAACCCGAATCGGCCCTCGAGACCGCGCGCCGCCAGCTACATCGCGCAGCCGACCGGATCGACATCGACCCGAACATCGTCGCGCGGCTCGCCCATCCCAAGGCGGTCCACGAAGTGACCGTCCCGGTCGAGCGCGACGACGGAACCGTCGAGGTCTTCACCGGCTACCGTGCCCGCCACGACAGCGTGCGCGGCCCGTATAAGGGCGGTCTGCGATACCACCCCGAGGTCACCCGCGACGAGTGCGTCGGGCTCGGGATGTGGATGACCTGGAAGTGCGCCGTGATGGACCTGCCATTCGGCGGGGCGAAGGGCGGCGTCGCGGTGAATCCCAAGGATCTGAGCACCGCCGAGACGGAGCGGTTGACCCGTCGGTTCGCCGAGGAGATCCGGGACTCGATCGGACCGACCGTCGACATCCCGGCTCCCGACATGGGGACCGACCCGCAGACCATGGCGTGGCTGATGGACGCCTACTCGATGCAGGAGGGCGAGACCGTCCCCGGCGTCGTCACGGGCAAACCGCCCGTGATCGGCGGGAGCGAGGGCCGCGCCGAGGCCCCCGGACGCAGCGTCGCCATCATCGCCCGGGAGGCGATCGACTACCACGGGATGGACGTCCGCGAGACCGACGTCGCGATCCAGGGCTACGGGAGCGTCGGGTCGAACGCGGCCCGGCTGCTCGACGACTGGGGCGCCAACGTGGTCGCCGTGAGCGACGTCAACGGCGGGCTCTACGACCCGAACGGGCTCGACACGCACGCGATCCCGTCACACGACGAGGAGCCCGAAGCGGTGCTGGATCAGCCGGCGCCCGAGACGGTCTCCAACGGGGAGCTGCTCGAGCTCGACGTCGACGTCGTGATCCCGGCCGCGATCGGGAACGTCCTCACCGCCGAGAACGCCGGCCGGATCCGGGCGGATCTCGTCGTCGAGGGCGCCAACGGCCCCACGACGAGCGCCGCCGACCGGATCATCGCGGACCGGGGGATCCCGGTCGTCCCCGACATCCTCGCGAACGCCGGCGGCGTCACCGTCTCCTACTTCGAGTGGCTCCAGGACATCAACCGCCGGTCGTGGTCGCTCGAGCGCGTCCGCGAGGAGCTCGAATCGGAGATGCTGGACGCCTGGGACGCCGTCCGGCGCGAGCGCGAGGCGCGCGAAGTCACTTGGCGGGACGCCGCCTACGTGGTCGCGCTCTCCCGGGTCGCCGAGGCCCACGACGTCCGGGGACTCTGGCCCTAG
- a CDS encoding class I SAM-dependent methyltransferase produces the protein MTDRTIRSKWEERFREESYPTDPDPSPVLRRYLSAAPDGRALDVATGTGRNALALAESGYTVDAVDLARAGLETARANAVDRGVDDRINWVQADLSTYGLPAERYALVTVSFFRCLDRFADLTEAIAPGGYLFVEHHLRSTDPTPGGSSDPRYRLAANELLRASLGLTILQYDEGREHPPDGQSRATARVVARKSTGSRQSYPPRDTGLDEEPEEGDDR, from the coding sequence ATGACCGACCGGACCATTCGATCGAAGTGGGAGGAGCGGTTCCGCGAGGAGTCGTACCCCACGGACCCCGATCCCTCCCCGGTGTTGCGTCGATATCTGTCCGCGGCGCCCGACGGCCGGGCGCTCGACGTCGCCACCGGAACCGGTCGCAACGCGCTCGCCCTCGCCGAGTCGGGATACACCGTCGACGCGGTCGATCTGGCGCGGGCCGGCCTCGAGACCGCCCGCGCGAACGCGGTCGACCGGGGCGTCGACGACCGGATCAACTGGGTACAGGCCGACCTCTCGACGTACGGGCTTCCGGCCGAGCGGTACGCGCTGGTCACGGTGAGCTTTTTCCGGTGTCTCGACCGCTTCGCGGACCTGACCGAGGCGATCGCCCCGGGCGGCTACCTCTTCGTCGAACACCACCTGCGGTCGACCGATCCGACCCCGGGCGGCTCGAGCGATCCGCGCTACCGGCTGGCCGCGAACGAGCTGCTCCGGGCGTCCCTCGGGTTGACGATCCTGCAGTACGACGAGGGGAGAGAGCACCCGCCGGACGGACAATCACGGGCGACCGCCCGGGTGGTCGCGCGGAAGTCGACCGGCTCGCGGCAGTCGTATCCGCCACGGGACACCGGGCTCGACGAGGAACCCGAGGAAGGAGACGACCGATGA
- a CDS encoding (2Fe-2S) ferredoxin domain-containing protein — MRDRTDAVRERGFTDHVLVCTHDRDSEYACCAGAGGEAVLDAVRTWLRDRDLFWSDVYVAETSCLGLCSADGAAVAIHPRGRWYADVTPGDVPELLGREFGTREIVEE; from the coding sequence ATGCGCGACCGGACCGACGCGGTCCGCGAGCGCGGCTTCACGGACCACGTGCTGGTCTGCACGCACGACCGCGATTCGGAGTACGCCTGTTGTGCCGGCGCGGGCGGCGAGGCGGTTCTGGACGCCGTCCGGACGTGGCTGCGCGACCGGGACCTGTTCTGGTCGGACGTCTACGTCGCCGAGACGAGCTGTCTCGGGCTCTGCAGCGCCGACGGGGCGGCGGTCGCGATCCATCCGCGCGGTCGCTGGTACGCGGACGTGACGCCCGGTGACGTGCCCGAACTGCTCGGCCGGGAGTTCGGGACGCGCGAGATCGTCGAGGAGTGA
- a CDS encoding CbtA family protein — translation MLAEYLVRGVKAGAVAGLVFGLFVAIVAAPTVAFADELGHGDAAIETAGADATATDHAEDDGDHAHAEDDGHAHGDDGGHAEDGGGHSHADAGSHAEDGGGHSHADAGSHAHDTAVSGTVTTAVSVASSVLWGVLLGAVVFGAGFYLLEPLLPGAPGSGLRQAVLAGLGFIAVSGAPWLVLPPRPPGAESALPVATRLELYGGMMVLGAVCGLLALWAFARLRPDDGAADDAGGGRSTALAALGALAPFGLLVVAASLAPTASAGSALPATLSTGLVGMTVFGQLLLWATLAGAHAWLRRGQRRSDRPMDAAALANDGGAASNRPRSAD, via the coding sequence ATGCTCGCCGAGTACCTCGTCCGCGGCGTGAAGGCGGGCGCCGTCGCCGGACTCGTCTTCGGGCTCTTCGTCGCGATCGTCGCCGCGCCGACGGTCGCGTTCGCCGACGAACTCGGCCACGGCGACGCCGCGATCGAGACGGCTGGCGCGGACGCGACGGCGACCGATCACGCCGAGGACGATGGCGACCACGCTCACGCCGAGGACGACGGCCATGCTCACGGAGACGATGGTGGCCACGCCGAGGATGGTGGCGGCCACTCTCACGCCGATGCCGGTAGCCACGCCGAGGATGGTGGCGGCCACTCTCACGCCGATGCCGGTAGCCACGCCCACGACACTGCGGTCTCCGGAACGGTCACGACCGCCGTGAGCGTCGCCTCGAGCGTGCTCTGGGGGGTGCTCCTGGGAGCCGTGGTCTTCGGCGCCGGGTTCTACCTCCTGGAACCGCTGCTTCCGGGCGCGCCGGGATCGGGACTTCGCCAGGCCGTCCTGGCCGGGCTCGGGTTCATCGCCGTCTCGGGGGCGCCCTGGCTCGTCCTGCCGCCACGGCCGCCGGGCGCCGAGTCGGCCCTCCCGGTCGCGACGCGCCTCGAGCTCTACGGCGGGATGATGGTTCTGGGTGCGGTCTGCGGCCTGCTCGCGCTGTGGGCCTTCGCGCGGCTGCGCCCCGACGACGGAGCTGCTGACGACGCGGGCGGCGGCCGATCGACGGCGCTTGCTGCGCTCGGCGCGCTGGCGCCGTTCGGACTCCTGGTCGTCGCGGCGTCCCTCGCGCCGACGGCTTCGGCCGGGAGCGCGCTCCCCGCGACCCTCTCGACCGGTCTCGTCGGGATGACCGTCTTCGGACAGCTTCTGCTGTGGGCGACGCTGGCCGGCGCGCACGCGTGGCTGCGACGCGGGCAGCGCCGAAGCGACCGGCCGATGGACGCGGCCGCCCTCGCGAACGACGGCGGAGCGGCGTCGAACCGCCCGCGGAGCGCGGACTGA
- a CDS encoding CbtB domain-containing protein has product MTTATDVTTDAAPTTPAGGARNTVHGRVEHARSEVTPTRALAAVAIVAALGFALLFVQEPMVHDSLHHFRHAAGVTCH; this is encoded by the coding sequence ATGACGACCGCGACGGACGTCACGACCGACGCCGCACCGACGACCCCGGCCGGGGGCGCGAGGAACACCGTTCACGGACGGGTCGAGCACGCGCGCAGCGAGGTGACGCCGACGCGGGCGCTCGCCGCGGTCGCGATCGTCGCCGCGCTCGGGTTCGCGCTGCTGTTCGTGCAGGAACCGATGGTCCACGACTCGCTGCACCACTTCCGACACGCCGCCGGCGTCACCTGCCACTGA
- a CDS encoding VWA domain-containing protein codes for MIELGADKKASHDRGGDHGGHRRGSLPFDEIVGQEDLKRGLLAVAANDDLDGLLIRGAKGTAKSTAVRGLADLLPTQRVVEGCPYGCPPDDPGRQCADCRSRPRADLTATERAVPVVTLPLSATRERVVGTLSVADALAGEYEFDPGVLARANRGILYVDEVNLLGDHLVDTLLDAAASGVNRVERDGVSVAHPASFTLVGTMNPEEGDLRPQLRDRFALQTAVTGCDSIDDRVAIIDRALGDAGTETPIEDGNGIENASTDDIENAGADDADANDADADDADADASGRRLRRARRRLPEVTLPRSFREEIAELCRDAGVEGHRGDIAIARAARTFAALADRGRVLESDVREAAAFALPHRLRSDPFDSAPDPEALIDEHFESDGDEETSEDAEGTDEGRDESEAGESGRENGAGEGEGETGEGDGNRPAEAEGSGAERETAGRGSTDEGDDGPDAADRGPADAPDEPLADAAAGTGAEMGPDDSGHSGESQRDGGSESDGEHAADASDTDRGSGDEANDGHGSAGEEAEEKEEERSPIVPGQSRAAIGRGRAPEISIPDSGDVEDSDADASAGSGSRTGPATPPTTDGDVAGPRIRSEHADATAASANVDVGASLRAATRRGSTSIESRDLRRSVRRGDADALVTFVVDASASMRPAMRAAKGVVLELLRDAYEGREEVAFVAFAGTDADVLLPPTDSVGMAARHLKDLPTGDRTPLPAGLRTAGEVVRRADPAAGVVVVVTDGRANVADGSPSAETRAAARELAETGAHVLVVDAGANEPTESERDGNGRRSDRDRSSLIGPLLEATGGERVPLSALSAERIDGTVADVYKG; via the coding sequence GTGATTGAATTAGGGGCGGACAAAAAGGCTTCGCACGATCGAGGGGGCGATCACGGAGGTCATCGCCGCGGCTCGCTCCCGTTCGACGAGATCGTCGGCCAGGAGGACCTCAAGCGCGGGCTGCTCGCCGTCGCGGCGAACGACGACCTCGACGGGCTCCTGATACGCGGCGCGAAGGGGACGGCGAAGTCAACCGCGGTCCGGGGCCTCGCGGACCTGCTGCCGACACAGCGCGTGGTCGAGGGCTGCCCGTACGGCTGTCCGCCGGACGACCCCGGTCGGCAGTGTGCGGACTGCCGGTCGCGTCCGCGGGCAGACCTCACGGCGACCGAGCGCGCGGTGCCGGTGGTCACGCTCCCGCTGAGCGCGACCCGCGAGCGCGTGGTCGGGACGCTCTCGGTGGCCGACGCGCTCGCGGGAGAGTACGAGTTCGATCCCGGCGTGCTCGCGCGGGCCAACCGGGGGATCCTCTACGTCGACGAGGTGAACCTCCTCGGGGACCACCTGGTGGACACGCTGTTGGACGCGGCCGCGAGCGGCGTCAACCGGGTCGAACGCGACGGCGTGAGCGTCGCCCACCCGGCGTCGTTCACCCTCGTGGGTACGATGAACCCCGAGGAGGGCGACCTCCGGCCGCAACTGCGCGACCGCTTCGCCCTCCAAACCGCCGTGACGGGCTGTGACTCGATCGACGACCGGGTGGCGATCATCGACCGCGCGCTGGGCGATGCGGGGACCGAAACGCCGATCGAGGACGGGAACGGGATCGAGAACGCGAGCACGGACGACATCGAGAACGCGGGCGCGGACGACGCCGACGCGAACGACGCCGACGCGGACGACGCCGACGCGGACGCTTCCGGCCGGCGCCTCCGTCGAGCCCGTCGCCGACTCCCGGAGGTCACGCTGCCGCGGTCGTTCCGCGAGGAGATCGCCGAGCTGTGCCGCGACGCCGGCGTCGAGGGACACCGCGGCGACATTGCGATCGCCCGCGCCGCGCGCACGTTCGCCGCCCTCGCGGACCGCGGGCGCGTGCTCGAGTCCGACGTCCGCGAGGCGGCGGCGTTCGCGCTCCCCCATCGGCTGCGGTCGGATCCGTTCGATTCGGCCCCCGATCCGGAGGCCCTCATCGACGAGCACTTCGAGTCCGACGGCGACGAGGAGACCTCGGAGGACGCGGAGGGGACTGACGAGGGAAGGGATGAAAGCGAGGCCGGCGAGAGTGGAAGGGAAAACGGGGCCGGCGAGGGCGAAGGCGAGACCGGCGAGGGTGACGGAAATCGACCTGCCGAGGCGGAGGGCTCCGGCGCCGAGCGGGAGACCGCCGGACGTGGGTCGACCGACGAGGGAGATGACGGTCCCGACGCCGCCGACCGCGGACCGGCCGACGCGCCGGACGAACCGCTCGCGGACGCGGCCGCCGGGACCGGGGCCGAGATGGGCCCCGACGATTCCGGTCACAGCGGCGAGTCGCAACGGGACGGCGGGTCGGAATCGGACGGTGAGCACGCGGCCGACGCGAGCGATACGGACAGAGGGAGCGGGGACGAGGCGAACGACGGCCACGGAAGCGCCGGAGAGGAGGCGGAGGAAAAGGAGGAGGAACGATCCCCGATCGTGCCCGGCCAGTCGCGTGCGGCGATCGGTCGGGGGCGCGCCCCCGAGATCTCGATCCCGGATTCCGGGGACGTCGAGGACTCTGACGCCGACGCGAGCGCCGGGTCCGGTTCCCGAACGGGACCGGCGACGCCCCCGACGACGGACGGCGACGTCGCCGGCCCGCGAATCCGGTCGGAGCACGCCGACGCGACCGCGGCGAGCGCGAACGTCGACGTCGGAGCGTCCCTCCGGGCGGCGACGCGCCGGGGATCGACGTCGATCGAGTCCCGTGACCTCCGGCGGTCGGTGCGGCGCGGGGACGCCGACGCGCTCGTGACCTTCGTCGTCGACGCCAGCGCCTCGATGCGGCCGGCGATGCGCGCGGCCAAGGGCGTCGTGCTGGAGCTGCTGCGGGACGCCTACGAGGGCCGCGAGGAGGTGGCGTTCGTCGCGTTCGCCGGCACCGACGCCGACGTGTTGCTCCCGCCGACCGACAGCGTGGGGATGGCGGCCCGTCATTTAAAGGACCTCCCGACGGGCGACCGGACGCCGCTGCCCGCCGGGCTCCGCACCGCGGGGGAGGTCGTTCGGCGCGCCGACCCCGCGGCCGGCGTCGTCGTGGTCGTCACCGACGGACGCGCGAACGTCGCGGACGGAAGCCCGAGCGCGGAGACGCGAGCCGCGGCCCGCGAGCTCGCCGAGACGGGCGCACACGTGTTGGTGGTCGACGCCGGCGCGAACGAACCGACGGAATCGGAACGCGACGGGAACGGCCGCCGGTCGGACCGGGACCGGTCGAGCCTCATCGGCCCCCTCCTCGAGGCGACCGGCGGCGAGCGGGTCCCGCTGTCGGCGCTGTCGGCGGAACGGATCGACGGGACGGTCGCGGACGTTTATAAGGGGTAG